Proteins found in one Pontibacter sp. SGAir0037 genomic segment:
- the moaCB gene encoding bifunctional molybdenum cofactor biosynthesis protein MoaC/MoaB, with translation MHDLTSQSTALQTAQAIGVVFCTAETIALLEQGGLPGGSPFSLARAAGFIGAKATPQLLPQRHAIQLDSLQLEFETLQEELHKGILEEGVLQRSGILIKAVGKAIGRAGIETEVLTAVSVAALELFDLLKTVDAQLEIGQLRALEQKKKKYFNTPPVCAVLVCSDSTAAGEREDNSGKIIMQMLEEVNAEVKHYLVLPDDKAQIQQQIKKWVEEDVQFIFTTGGTGLGPRDNTVSAVKEMLERDADGIAEAIRVHGQMRTPLAMMSRGVAGAIGHTLVVTLPGSSNGVRESLEAILPAVFHARKMMKGGGH, from the coding sequence ATGCACGATTTAACGTCTCAATCTACTGCCTTGCAAACAGCACAAGCCATTGGCGTAGTGTTCTGTACCGCAGAAACTATTGCACTCCTGGAGCAAGGAGGGTTGCCTGGTGGTAGTCCTTTTAGCTTAGCCAGAGCGGCAGGTTTTATAGGTGCAAAAGCTACCCCGCAACTACTGCCACAACGCCATGCCATACAGCTCGACAGCCTGCAACTGGAGTTCGAAACGCTACAGGAAGAGCTGCATAAGGGTATACTGGAAGAAGGGGTGCTGCAGCGAAGCGGGATTCTGATAAAGGCAGTGGGCAAGGCCATAGGGCGTGCAGGAATAGAAACAGAAGTACTTACTGCGGTGTCGGTAGCAGCCCTGGAGCTGTTTGACCTGCTGAAGACAGTTGATGCACAGCTGGAAATCGGACAGCTGAGGGCGCTGGAGCAGAAAAAGAAAAAGTATTTTAATACACCGCCTGTATGTGCCGTGCTGGTATGCTCCGATTCTACTGCTGCCGGTGAGCGTGAAGACAACAGCGGCAAAATAATCATGCAGATGCTGGAAGAGGTGAATGCGGAAGTAAAGCATTACCTCGTTTTGCCCGACGATAAAGCGCAGATACAGCAGCAAATCAAGAAGTGGGTGGAGGAAGATGTTCAGTTCATTTTTACGACAGGCGGTACCGGTTTAGGCCCCCGGGACAATACGGTAAGTGCTGTAAAGGAAATGCTGGAAAGAGATGCCGATGGTATAGCAGAAGCTATACGGGTACACGGGCAAATGCGTACGCCACTTGCCATGATGAGCCGTGGTGTGGCAGGGGCCATAGGACATACCCTGGTTGTAACCTTACCGGGCAGCTCGAATGGTGTCCGGGAGTCTTTAGAAGCCATACTGCCAGCTGTATTTCATGCCCGCAAGATGATGAAGGGCGGAGGACACTAG
- the nirD gene encoding nitrite reductase small subunit NirD — translation MEVEVLTSVDWVLVCKTDDVPENGGACVKHNDEQIAIYNFSRRGTWYATQNLCPHKQQMVLSRGMIGSSGDTCEPKVACPFHKKTFSLLSGECLSGEDYQIKTYPVKVVGDEVYIGI, via the coding sequence ATGGAAGTAGAAGTTTTAACATCCGTAGACTGGGTACTTGTCTGTAAGACAGACGATGTGCCTGAGAATGGCGGTGCTTGTGTAAAACATAACGATGAGCAGATCGCCATCTATAATTTTAGCAGGCGCGGAACATGGTATGCTACACAGAATCTATGTCCGCATAAGCAGCAGATGGTGCTTTCGCGGGGCATGATTGGCAGCTCCGGCGACACCTGCGAACCGAAAGTAGCCTGCCCTTTTCATAAGAAAACCTTCTCGCTGCTTTCCGGCGAATGCTTGTCGGGGGAAGATTATCAGATTAAAACCTACCCGGTAAAAGTAGTAGGAGATGAAGTATACATTGGCATATAG
- the nirB gene encoding nitrite reductase large subunit NirB: MAQHRQTIVVIGNGMVGYKFCEKLTARTADFNIVVFGEEPRRAYDRVHLSEYFNGKSAEDLSLSSENWYQEKGITLYLGDTVQEINRTEKMVHSLKGVVQPYDYLVFATGSAAFVPDIPGVEKDGVFVYRTIEDLEMIQKYAGSAKNGAVLGGGLLGLEAAKALLDLGIQEAHVVEFAPRLMPRQIDSAGSAMLQAKLEALGLQMHLQKSTKCIAGENKITGLQFTDDTLLEVDMLVISAGIRPRDELAKLAGLETGLRGGIVVNEKMQTSDKHIFAIGECALYDGMIYGLVAPGYDMAEVAATTICAGKRNFTGYDMSTKLKLIGVDVASFGDPFVSEPDSRSIVFEDRHKGVYKRINISNDGKYLLGGVLIGEAEAYNMLLQTVNNKLVLPPNPEDLVLGARGGEFAGGAGVMSLPDEALICSCEAVSKGAICAAVTEGGATNLEEIKKHTKAGTCCGGCVPLVKDLLNDTLKANGSYIKNTICEHFDFSRQELFDLLKLNSIITYDEALDVFGKGDGCEVCKPAVASILSSLWNDVIVRQQTIQDSNDRYLANIQKGGTYSVVPRIPGGEITPDKLIVIGQVAKKYGLYTKITGGQRIDMFGAHLSDLPDIWEELIEAGFESGHAYGKALRTVKSCVGSTWCRFGLHDSVSFAIEVEDRYKGIRAPHKIKGGVSGCIRECAEAQSKDFGIIATDKGWNLYVCGNGGSKPQHAQLLASDIDKDTCLKYLDRFLMFYIKTADALTRTATWLNKMEGGMSYLKNVIINDSLGISEQLEKEMQLLINNYHCEWKEVVQNPELRKRFVHFVNAPREKDPNVKFELMREQVKATEW, encoded by the coding sequence ATGGCACAGCACCGTCAGACAATAGTTGTTATAGGAAATGGCATGGTAGGATATAAGTTTTGTGAAAAACTAACCGCCAGAACAGCTGACTTTAACATTGTGGTTTTTGGAGAAGAGCCTCGCCGGGCTTACGACCGCGTGCATTTAAGCGAGTATTTTAATGGCAAGTCTGCGGAAGATCTCTCACTTTCTTCAGAAAACTGGTACCAGGAAAAAGGCATCACGCTTTACCTGGGAGATACCGTGCAGGAGATAAACAGAACAGAAAAAATGGTGCACTCTTTAAAAGGAGTAGTCCAGCCCTACGATTACCTGGTGTTTGCGACTGGTTCCGCTGCCTTTGTGCCTGATATACCTGGAGTGGAAAAAGACGGTGTTTTTGTGTACCGTACCATTGAAGATCTGGAAATGATACAGAAATATGCCGGGTCGGCTAAGAATGGAGCTGTGCTGGGAGGAGGACTTCTAGGACTGGAAGCCGCCAAGGCATTACTTGATTTAGGAATACAGGAAGCGCATGTGGTGGAGTTTGCCCCTCGCCTGATGCCACGCCAGATCGACTCGGCGGGCAGTGCCATGCTGCAGGCAAAGCTGGAGGCGCTTGGCCTGCAAATGCACCTTCAGAAAAGCACTAAGTGTATAGCAGGAGAAAATAAGATTACCGGGCTGCAGTTTACCGATGATACTTTGCTGGAGGTGGATATGCTGGTAATATCGGCTGGCATCAGACCACGCGACGAGCTGGCAAAGCTGGCAGGATTGGAGACGGGCTTACGTGGCGGCATTGTGGTAAATGAGAAGATGCAGACCAGTGATAAGCACATTTTTGCGATAGGTGAGTGTGCTTTGTATGATGGGATGATCTATGGACTGGTGGCGCCGGGCTATGATATGGCAGAAGTGGCGGCTACTACCATATGTGCAGGTAAGCGGAATTTTACCGGTTACGACATGAGCACTAAACTGAAACTGATTGGTGTGGACGTTGCCAGCTTTGGTGATCCGTTTGTGTCGGAACCCGATAGCAGGTCTATTGTTTTCGAAGACAGGCACAAAGGTGTTTATAAGCGCATTAATATTTCCAACGACGGCAAATACTTGTTGGGAGGTGTACTGATAGGCGAAGCAGAAGCCTATAATATGCTGTTGCAGACGGTCAACAACAAACTTGTGCTTCCCCCTAACCCAGAAGACTTGGTGTTAGGAGCAAGGGGAGGGGAGTTTGCCGGTGGTGCAGGCGTTATGAGCCTTCCGGATGAGGCCCTGATCTGCTCCTGTGAAGCTGTTTCGAAAGGTGCCATCTGCGCAGCTGTAACAGAGGGAGGTGCTACCAACCTGGAGGAGATTAAAAAGCATACCAAAGCGGGTACCTGCTGTGGGGGATGTGTGCCTCTGGTGAAGGATCTCCTAAACGATACCCTGAAAGCAAACGGTTCCTATATCAAGAATACAATTTGCGAACACTTCGATTTTTCAAGACAGGAGTTATTTGATCTGTTAAAGCTGAATAGCATTATAACATATGATGAAGCCCTGGATGTATTCGGGAAAGGGGATGGCTGTGAGGTATGCAAACCTGCTGTAGCCAGTATCCTCTCCAGCCTCTGGAACGATGTGATTGTAAGGCAGCAAACCATCCAGGATAGCAATGACCGTTACCTGGCCAACATACAGAAAGGCGGTACATATTCGGTGGTGCCGCGCATACCGGGAGGGGAAATAACACCGGATAAACTGATTGTGATCGGGCAGGTAGCCAAGAAATACGGCCTCTATACCAAGATAACAGGCGGGCAAAGAATTGATATGTTTGGGGCGCATTTAAGCGACCTGCCCGACATCTGGGAAGAGCTGATTGAGGCCGGATTTGAGAGCGGGCATGCCTATGGCAAAGCCCTGCGGACTGTGAAAAGCTGCGTGGGCAGCACCTGGTGCCGCTTCGGCCTGCACGACAGCGTTTCCTTTGCCATTGAGGTAGAAGATCGTTATAAAGGCATCCGTGCTCCGCATAAAATCAAAGGAGGTGTAAGCGGCTGCATAAGAGAGTGTGCCGAAGCACAATCGAAAGACTTTGGCATAATAGCCACCGACAAGGGCTGGAACCTGTACGTGTGTGGAAATGGTGGCTCCAAGCCGCAGCATGCGCAATTGTTAGCCTCTGACATTGATAAAGATACTTGCCTTAAATACCTCGACAGGTTCCTGATGTTCTATATTAAAACAGCTGATGCCCTTACCCGTACCGCCACCTGGCTCAATAAAATGGAAGGCGGCATGAGCTACCTTAAAAATGTAATCATAAACGACAGCTTAGGTATAAGTGAGCAACTGGAGAAGGAAATGCAACTGCTTATTAACAACTACCATTGCGAGTGGAAAGAGGTGGTGCAGAACCCGGAGCTGCGGAAGCGTTTTGTACACTTTGTGAATGCTCCCCGCGAAAAGGATCCGAACGTGAAGTTTGAATTGATGCGGGAACAGGTAAAAGCAACGGAGTGGTAA